GCGTCGGCCTGGCCGACGATGTGTTTGTCCAGTTCGCTGACGATTTCTCTGGGGGTCATTTGACTCATGGTTTACTCTTGCAGGGCCGTTTGCGGTTCGGCGTCCAATTCTTCGATACGTAAGTTGTGATTGGTATAAATGCAGATGTCGGCAGCGATATTCAAGGCCTTTTCGACGATGTCGCGGGCACCGAGTTCGGTATTTTCCAGCAAGGCGCGGGCCGCGCTTTGAGCGAAGGCGCCGCCGGAGCCGATGGCGATGAAATCATGTTCCGGTTCGATCACGTCGCCGGTACCGGAAATGACCAATGAGGTTTTGCTGTCGGCGATAATCAATAAGGCTTCGAGTTTGCGCAAGGCGCGGTCGGTACGCCAGTCTTTCGCCATTTCCACCGCGGCGCGGGTCAGATTGCCGCGGTGCTTTTCCAGTTTGCCTTCGAAATGTTCGAATAAGGTAAAGGCATCGGCGGTGGCGCCGGCGAAACCGGCTATCACTTTGTCGTGGTACAAGCGTCTGACTTTTCTGGCATTGCCTTTCATCACGGTGTTGCCCAAGGTGACCTGGCCGTCGCCGCCGATCACGACCTTGTTGCCGCGCCGGACCGATAGAATTGTGGTGCCTCTGAAGTTGGTCATAACCTGCGTAACTGAGAACGGAAAGGCGGCGATTTTACATGTTCTGCGCGGAGATGGGTTAGAAGTTTAATAACCTCCGGC
Above is a window of Methylomonas koyamae DNA encoding:
- the hslV gene encoding ATP-dependent protease subunit HslV translates to MTNFRGTTILSVRRGNKVVIGGDGQVTLGNTVMKGNARKVRRLYHDKVIAGFAGATADAFTLFEHFEGKLEKHRGNLTRAAVEMAKDWRTDRALRKLEALLIIADSKTSLVISGTGDVIEPEHDFIAIGSGGAFAQSAARALLENTELGARDIVEKALNIAADICIYTNHNLRIEELDAEPQTALQE